The following are encoded in a window of Aerococcus sanguinicola genomic DNA:
- a CDS encoding viroplasmin family protein encodes MKYYAVRKGRKTGIYRSWAECQDQVSGYPNAEFKSFKDKAEAEAFLGKSSSHQSPRAEMEAYVDGSYQPRTKTYGYGGVILYQGQELTYQGGGKKAELLKMRNVSGEMIAAMKAVVYALDQGVAHLAIYYDYAGIEKWATGDWQAKNAYTQAYRDFMQEKGKQVQIHFHKVAAHTGNRYNEWADQLAKAGSQTVQED; translated from the coding sequence ATGAAATATTATGCAGTGCGTAAGGGTCGAAAGACTGGCATTTATCGGTCTTGGGCAGAGTGTCAGGACCAAGTTTCAGGCTACCCGAATGCTGAATTCAAATCCTTTAAAGACAAGGCTGAAGCCGAGGCTTTCTTAGGGAAGAGTTCAAGTCATCAGTCACCTAGAGCTGAGATGGAAGCCTATGTCGATGGCTCTTACCAGCCGAGGACCAAGACTTATGGCTACGGTGGCGTGATCCTCTACCAGGGCCAGGAATTGACCTACCAGGGTGGAGGCAAAAAAGCAGAACTCCTTAAGATGCGGAATGTTTCAGGGGAAATGATTGCCGCAATGAAGGCGGTCGTCTATGCCCTCGACCAAGGGGTGGCTCACTTAGCTATCTACTATGACTATGCAGGAATTGAAAAGTGGGCGACTGGCGACTGGCAAGCTAAGAATGCCTATACCCAAGCCTATCGTGACTTTATGCAAGAGAAGGGCAAGCAGGTTCAGATTCACTTCCATAAAGTTGCTGCCCACACTGGCAACCGCTATAATGAATGGGCAGACCAGCTGGCTAAAGCGGGTAGCCAAACGGTCCAAGAAGATTGA
- a CDS encoding Nif3-like dinuclear metal center hexameric protein: MTKVTVRDIVRKFQSFAPESLALGKDPVGLHFGFLDQEIHKVLLTLDVRPEVVQEAIAKDCDMILAHHPPIFKAPKRLTEDDPQQAMYAELIRHGIAVYAAHTNLDAAWGGMNDWLAEAYDIVDTEVLYSYQEDKNYRIKVYLPKENLADYQAAIFGAGYAQVGNYDQVSFTSKGQGHFRPLDQANPSIGSVQEETAVDEVVFSFLVSQSELSAALDLARDLHPYEEAVIDVVSLANKGQVLGIGRVGQLKTPMPFRDYVHLVKERTGVDALRAVVWNWDQEVERVAVLGGSGADEYPYAIAKDADVYITADVSYHTGHDMIANRLNVIDPGHHMESICKDKLAQVLVTWIEEEDWPLAYASSQLNTDPFTFVY; this comes from the coding sequence ATGACTAAAGTAACTGTTAGAGATATCGTTCGAAAGTTTCAAAGTTTTGCCCCTGAGTCGCTAGCTTTGGGGAAAGATCCAGTGGGCTTGCATTTTGGTTTCTTGGATCAGGAAATCCATAAAGTGCTCTTGACCCTGGATGTGCGTCCAGAGGTGGTTCAGGAGGCCATTGCAAAGGATTGCGATATGATTCTCGCCCACCATCCGCCCATCTTTAAGGCGCCTAAACGGCTAACTGAAGATGATCCCCAGCAAGCCATGTATGCTGAGCTGATTCGGCACGGCATTGCGGTTTATGCAGCCCATACCAACCTCGATGCGGCCTGGGGAGGCATGAACGACTGGTTGGCAGAGGCTTACGATATTGTAGATACCGAGGTTTTATACAGCTACCAGGAAGATAAAAATTACCGCATCAAGGTTTACTTGCCGAAAGAAAACTTAGCGGACTACCAGGCAGCTATCTTTGGGGCTGGCTACGCCCAGGTCGGCAACTATGACCAGGTTTCCTTTACTTCTAAGGGGCAGGGGCATTTCCGACCCTTGGACCAGGCCAACCCTTCTATTGGTTCAGTTCAGGAAGAGACCGCTGTCGACGAAGTCGTCTTCTCTTTCCTGGTTAGCCAATCTGAGCTGTCAGCTGCTTTAGACCTGGCGCGAGACCTCCATCCTTATGAAGAAGCGGTGATTGATGTGGTTTCCTTGGCTAATAAGGGACAGGTCCTAGGCATCGGCCGGGTTGGTCAATTGAAGACGCCTATGCCCTTTAGAGATTATGTGCACTTAGTGAAGGAGCGGACAGGAGTCGATGCTTTGCGGGCTGTGGTCTGGAATTGGGACCAAGAAGTGGAACGAGTGGCGGTGCTCGGTGGCTCTGGGGCTGACGAGTATCCCTATGCCATAGCCAAGGACGCGGATGTTTATATTACCGCAGATGTTTCCTACCATACGGGGCATGACATGATAGCCAACCGCTTGAATGTGATTGATCCTGGCCACCACATGGAGTCTATCTGCAAGGATAAGTTGGCCCAGGTCCTGGTGACTTGGATCGAAGAAGAAGATTGGCCCCTTGCTTATGCTAGTAGCCAATTAAATACGGATCCTTTTACTTTTGTTTATTAA
- the lspA gene encoding signal peptidase II produces MWIACLIIVLSLVLDQVVKGWTVSHLALFESQPLIPQVLSLQYIQNRGAAWGMLEGQMGFFFIITLVVVAVLAYTLYKERKQAFLLRLALSLMIGGALGNFIDRMRLGYVVDMFRLDFIDFPIFNVADICLTLGVFLCVIYLLFFEGDDHAKHS; encoded by the coding sequence ATGTGGATTGCTTGCTTAATTATTGTCTTGAGCCTAGTCCTTGACCAAGTCGTTAAGGGGTGGACCGTGAGTCACTTGGCCCTATTTGAGAGTCAGCCCTTAATTCCTCAGGTGCTATCGCTCCAGTACATCCAAAATCGCGGTGCAGCTTGGGGGATGTTAGAAGGGCAGATGGGCTTCTTCTTTATAATCACCCTTGTGGTCGTGGCTGTCCTAGCCTATACCCTCTATAAAGAAAGAAAGCAGGCCTTTTTGCTGCGCCTAGCTCTCAGCCTAATGATCGGGGGAGCCTTGGGCAATTTTATCGACCGGATGAGACTCGGTTATGTGGTGGATATGTTCCGTTTAGACTTTATTGATTTTCCTATTTTCAATGTAGCGGATATTTGTTTGACCCTAGGCGTCTTTCTATGCGTAATTTATTTATTATTTTTTGAGGGGGATGACCATGCTAAGCATTCATGA
- a CDS encoding PD-(D/E)XK nuclease family protein: MTLHFLRMTDTYSDKSAVYADIVADLRNHPDRQIFYLVPDHMKFDMEVQVLEAIQGLAKAEEVSDGASGMMRLQVMSFERLAWLLLKEDWPHDKQALSSVGTMMLLRKVLHDLFDELKLYRGEFNKIGFLSELADLFHELEMGNIDPDSLDEILAQEDPQASSLKARQVDKLKELAMIYRAYEAEQGRFTLASHAVYQALDDYIRSEDMSQVRVVIDGFYRFTARQLQVIEAFLLKVPKLEVILTADRAYRQSGPAWDDLFTITGEAYHQVYALAKSHGIPVADDKFAGPNTAYAPAFAGLDEYLRQRNRQAQSNETEGAADLGNHLEIWKCESPYVESEQVANKIYQLVASGQYRYKDIQILTRDVDKYRYQILPYLEQNEIPYFIDNAESMQRHPLSRFLDSLYRIWRYNWRYQDIFNLLRSELLMPLAYLEAEDRQSGQKAFRRVVDQTENVVLKNGYEGRRFWQSDYEWSYLELDAQGQKIAREADQVIEEEANRLKNFLFNSLDPLFKTWESSLKTKEVLTTFYRTLEELGIPQQILNWRDDLIDTGDLELARHHEQAWQEFVQILDEYVLLFAEEDFSVELFFDLIQVAFREAKYSIVPPSLDSVSISGLDSQRSSAKPVTFVLGLTRQSLPRQYENHSLFSDEDRDLISQGLTDLQSLAASTQQKTVNEAFIAYKAFLSAYNKLYISYPYNELGEKTSNISPFLDQVRQAYGLEEKLHSSQNLVLQTHEEVHLGNWRSQVHHLASKLSLAKMRREQLPASYASLYQQVKALRQTHPEIKKVLAGLNYSNQVKNLPADLAQALYGQPLFTSVSQLELFNKDPFSYYLVYGLRLRERERMQLDPIQTGNYYHGLLQAFFDRALKDQIAIEDLTADRVYSMLKNLVAQALEDEANTIFTTSARFSWMNHALNRTLYQVIQQIIRQQRVTKPRIRANELSFGLAGNSQKDLPAYELSLAEGQSVFLRGRIDRLDTWQYEGIDYLQVVDYKSSKQSYQFRHIYEGLSLQLFAYAQVALSADQGGEGAEVFGTFHQLVSDQVRPIKKEADFQGTALATMPKNYQLTGYYLADPDLLQAIDPTTDEKESSLSYPYKWNKNFVLKKDAYGLNRQEWAWLLDFVDDKIRQTAQAILEGEIALAPLRQDKESLYIPSLQYPLNAIACFDPVDGGNRYRDWRLMANDRQTFFQEIQQALEEKGALDDERS, from the coding sequence ATGACCTTGCATTTCCTGCGTATGACCGATACTTATTCTGATAAGTCAGCGGTCTATGCGGATATTGTGGCTGACTTAAGGAACCATCCCGACCGTCAAATCTTCTACCTGGTGCCTGACCATATGAAGTTCGATATGGAAGTCCAGGTCTTGGAAGCTATTCAAGGTCTGGCTAAGGCGGAAGAAGTGAGCGATGGGGCGAGCGGGATGATGCGGCTCCAGGTGATGAGCTTCGAACGTCTAGCCTGGCTCTTGCTCAAGGAAGACTGGCCCCATGACAAGCAAGCCCTGTCCTCTGTGGGGACCATGATGCTCTTGCGGAAGGTCCTCCATGATTTATTCGATGAGCTCAAACTTTACCGGGGCGAATTCAATAAAATTGGTTTCTTATCCGAACTGGCTGATCTTTTCCATGAATTAGAGATGGGGAATATCGATCCCGATTCTTTAGATGAAATCTTGGCCCAGGAAGATCCCCAGGCCTCCTCATTAAAAGCTCGCCAAGTGGATAAGCTAAAGGAATTAGCTATGATCTACCGCGCCTATGAAGCTGAGCAGGGGCGCTTTACTTTGGCTAGCCATGCCGTTTACCAAGCTCTCGATGACTATATCCGTTCAGAAGACATGAGCCAGGTGAGGGTGGTTATCGATGGCTTTTACCGCTTTACAGCGCGGCAGCTGCAGGTTATTGAGGCCTTCCTCCTTAAGGTCCCCAAGCTTGAAGTCATTCTGACGGCGGACCGGGCCTACCGCCAGTCGGGGCCAGCCTGGGATGATCTTTTTACCATTACAGGGGAGGCTTACCACCAAGTCTACGCTTTAGCCAAGAGCCATGGTATTCCCGTGGCAGATGACAAGTTTGCGGGCCCTAATACGGCTTATGCGCCAGCTTTTGCTGGGCTCGATGAATACCTGCGTCAACGTAACCGCCAGGCTCAGTCAAATGAGACTGAGGGGGCAGCTGACTTAGGGAATCATCTAGAAATCTGGAAGTGTGAGTCGCCTTATGTAGAGAGCGAGCAGGTGGCCAATAAGATTTATCAACTGGTAGCTAGTGGCCAATACCGCTACAAGGATATCCAAATTCTGACGCGCGATGTGGACAAGTATCGCTATCAAATTCTGCCCTATTTAGAACAGAATGAAATTCCTTATTTTATTGACAATGCCGAAAGTATGCAGCGGCATCCCTTGTCGCGTTTCTTGGATAGCTTGTACCGGATTTGGCGTTATAATTGGCGCTACCAGGATATCTTTAACCTCTTGCGCAGTGAGCTTTTAATGCCACTCGCTTACTTGGAGGCTGAGGACCGGCAAAGCGGTCAAAAGGCTTTTCGCCGGGTGGTAGACCAGACTGAGAATGTGGTTCTCAAGAATGGCTATGAGGGCCGGCGCTTTTGGCAGTCCGACTATGAGTGGTCTTATTTAGAACTGGATGCTCAAGGGCAAAAGATTGCCCGAGAGGCTGATCAAGTGATTGAAGAAGAGGCCAATCGCTTGAAAAATTTCCTCTTTAACAGTCTGGATCCGCTTTTTAAGACGTGGGAGTCTTCCTTAAAAACAAAGGAGGTCCTGACGACTTTCTACCGCACTTTGGAAGAATTGGGGATTCCTCAACAAATCCTCAATTGGCGTGATGATCTAATTGATACGGGTGACTTAGAACTGGCCCGCCATCATGAGCAAGCCTGGCAAGAGTTTGTCCAGATTTTGGATGAATATGTCTTACTTTTTGCTGAGGAAGATTTTTCGGTGGAGCTCTTCTTCGACCTCATCCAGGTAGCTTTCCGCGAGGCGAAGTACAGCATTGTGCCGCCCAGCCTAGATAGTGTGAGCATTTCAGGCTTGGATAGCCAGCGGTCGAGTGCTAAGCCGGTAACTTTTGTCCTGGGTCTAACCCGGCAAAGTTTGCCTCGCCAATATGAGAACCACAGCCTCTTCAGCGATGAAGACCGCGATTTGATTAGCCAGGGCTTAACGGATCTGCAATCCTTGGCCGCCTCGACCCAGCAAAAGACGGTGAATGAAGCTTTTATTGCTTACAAGGCTTTTTTATCGGCCTATAACAAGCTCTACATCAGCTATCCTTATAATGAATTAGGGGAGAAGACTTCGAATATTTCGCCTTTCTTAGACCAAGTGCGCCAGGCTTATGGCTTGGAAGAGAAGCTCCATAGTTCACAAAACTTAGTGCTCCAGACCCATGAAGAGGTTCACCTGGGCAATTGGCGCAGCCAAGTCCACCACTTGGCCAGCAAGCTCTCCCTGGCTAAGATGCGCCGTGAACAATTGCCAGCTAGCTACGCCTCCCTCTACCAACAAGTTAAGGCCCTCCGCCAGACCCATCCAGAGATTAAGAAGGTCTTAGCAGGTCTTAATTACAGTAACCAGGTCAAAAACTTGCCTGCCGACTTAGCCCAAGCCCTCTATGGTCAACCCTTGTTTACTTCTGTTTCGCAGTTGGAACTCTTTAATAAGGATCCCTTCTCTTATTACCTGGTCTATGGCTTACGGCTAAGAGAAAGGGAGCGGATGCAGCTCGATCCCATTCAGACTGGGAACTACTACCATGGCCTCCTCCAGGCTTTCTTTGACCGTGCGCTAAAGGACCAAATCGCGATAGAAGATTTAACTGCTGACCGAGTTTACAGCATGTTAAAAAATTTGGTGGCCCAAGCCCTCGAAGATGAGGCCAATACCATTTTTACAACCAGTGCACGTTTTAGCTGGATGAACCATGCGCTCAACCGGACGCTCTACCAGGTGATCCAACAAATCATTCGCCAACAGCGGGTAACTAAGCCACGGATTCGGGCAAATGAATTATCTTTTGGTTTAGCGGGAAATTCCCAGAAGGACCTACCGGCTTATGAGCTAAGCCTAGCTGAGGGACAGTCGGTCTTCTTGCGGGGGCGGATCGACCGCTTAGATACTTGGCAGTATGAAGGAATCGACTACTTGCAAGTGGTGGACTATAAATCGTCTAAGCAATCTTACCAATTCCGGCATATCTATGAAGGCCTCTCCCTCCAACTCTTTGCTTATGCCCAAGTGGCTTTAAGTGCTGACCAAGGGGGAGAGGGGGCAGAAGTTTTTGGCACCTTCCACCAGCTTGTGTCTGACCAAGTCCGTCCGATCAAAAAAGAAGCTGATTTTCAAGGGACGGCCTTAGCAACCATGCCTAAAAATTATCAGTTAACGGGCTATTATTTGGCCGATCCGGACCTGCTTCAAGCGATTGATCCGACAACTGATGAAAAAGAGAGCTCGCTAAGCTATCCTTATAAATGGAATAAAAATTTTGTCCTAAAAAAAGATGCTTATGGCTTAAACCGCCAGGAATGGGCCTGGCTCTTGGACTTTGTTGATGACAAGATCCGTCAGACCGCTCAAGCTATCCTAGAAGGTGAGATTGCACTGGCTCCCTTACGCCAGGATAAGGAAAGTCTCTATATTCCGTCCCTCCAGTACCCGCTGAATGCGATTGCCTGCTTTGACCCAGTTGATGGGGGTAATCGCTACCGGGATTGGCGGCTGATGGCTAATGACCGTCAGACCTTCTTCCAAGAAATCCAGCAAGCACTTGAAGAGAAAGGAGCTTTAGATGATGAAAGATCCTAA
- the addA gene encoding helicase-exonuclease AddAB subunit AddA, producing MMKDPKRLTELPLQSEGDRQTPEQWQATYQEGDNLLVAASAGSGKTRVLVERILQKLKRGYQLLDFLVVTFTELAASEMKDRIEAEVKMAINQATDEDLRRHLTVQLGQVSQAHISTIDAFCRQVIQRFYYLIEMDPNYRLVTDVTENFLIKDEVWQRLKEERLASNDEAYLLVAENFSDGRSDDGIDQLIFDLYDKARSHADPKAWLESLLAYYQTADSYDQSPLFQEAVKPEIRRQLADIKARLIRIDNDLPRQLAPGFEKMSEAGLQLQIKQVSSLVEGLEQMTYQDLFESFQSRPWPSLPRRSKKDFEDDDEIYALSASYKVRVDQVKADYEKLQADWLAFSDQSQKWMLDQSGNLAQALVETVIAFIDAMAAYRDQENVLDFAEIELRAYAILTSNGAENEARAYYQERFSEIMVDEYQDVNELQDAILTTMSRQGYDNNMFMVGDVKQSIYRFRFAEPGLFVGKYKAYAEGEGGQRIDLLKNFRSRHDVLHLTNYIFRQLMADDIGQVLYDDQAQLITGYTAYPDQAQMIPELLIFDSQDLDQVEDELEDSDAGQAELIAQRIQTMIESGFPIYDKALGGERPIRYDDIVILSPTRKHHLQVEEVFKRYQIPLALDKLTNYFKRTEIMIMVNLLKIIDNPYQDIPLVSVLRSAIVGLDEVDLAKIRLVDKSVHYYEALLAYMETADRRTSLFKKVQHFMVSLEAWREYSRQQAIAALIWRIYQDTAFLSYVAAMPNGIQRQSNLHGFYKQAEQFEAKQFRGLFQFIRFIEMIYERDNDLESPQLVDPEQNVVQLMTVHASKGLEFPVVFYLNLSKGFNRQDFQANVIVNDKVGLGLKVNDRQEQISYTSALHKMAGLEAKEESLAEEMRKLYVAFTRAEQKLILVASVDDGEKALASWSHAAVGEERLAKSYRLGARSPLDWIGPAIVRHPDVQKDFKGSLEGAESLAPKDPFHIKLAFVNGEDLVRDRDHFLHGGREKERVSDEQARANQVLLVPEADYHYPYHLATQTASYQSVSELKRLLQEPLDHELAVWEDGQVRPRKPARRYVNPDWERPHFIQREEQADPRAIGSAAHLLMQWLPLDQSPSAQAFEALFDRLVDQGALEASLKAELDFDRLAAFYETDTGRWLLSKKDQLYREKSFSLLMPAKEIFYDLEASDKLLIHGTIDAFVVLEDSIVLYDFKTDRLAYLSMDQQAERFAERYQVQMDIYARALENIYQKPVQDKWIIALENLKTFSLK from the coding sequence ATGATGAAAGATCCTAAGCGTCTGACTGAGCTGCCCTTGCAGAGCGAAGGGGACCGGCAGACGCCCGAACAATGGCAGGCTACCTACCAGGAAGGGGATAATCTACTGGTTGCAGCTTCTGCCGGGTCAGGGAAGACCCGGGTTTTAGTGGAGCGCATCCTCCAAAAATTAAAACGTGGCTATCAGCTGCTCGACTTCCTCGTGGTAACCTTTACAGAATTAGCAGCCAGCGAAATGAAGGACCGGATTGAAGCAGAAGTCAAAATGGCTATTAACCAAGCCACGGATGAAGACTTGCGCCGTCACTTAACTGTACAATTAGGCCAGGTCAGTCAGGCTCATATTTCCACTATCGATGCTTTCTGCCGGCAAGTTATCCAACGCTTCTATTATTTAATCGAGATGGATCCTAACTACCGTCTGGTGACGGATGTGACGGAGAATTTTTTGATTAAAGATGAAGTTTGGCAGCGGCTGAAGGAGGAGCGCTTAGCGAGCAATGATGAGGCTTATCTCTTAGTTGCCGAGAACTTCAGTGATGGCCGAAGCGATGACGGCATTGACCAGTTGATCTTTGACCTCTATGACAAGGCGCGGTCCCACGCGGATCCTAAGGCTTGGCTGGAGTCATTGCTGGCTTATTACCAAACGGCTGATTCCTATGACCAGTCGCCCCTCTTCCAGGAAGCTGTGAAACCCGAGATCCGCCGGCAATTAGCTGACATCAAGGCGCGTTTGATCCGTATTGATAATGACCTGCCCCGTCAACTAGCGCCTGGTTTTGAAAAAATGTCGGAAGCTGGCCTGCAATTACAAATTAAACAAGTGTCTAGTCTAGTCGAGGGCCTGGAGCAGATGACCTACCAAGACCTATTTGAAAGCTTCCAATCTCGTCCTTGGCCCAGCCTGCCTCGACGAAGCAAGAAAGATTTTGAAGATGATGATGAGATCTATGCTTTGAGCGCCAGCTACAAAGTGCGGGTCGACCAGGTTAAAGCGGATTATGAGAAGTTGCAGGCCGACTGGTTAGCTTTTTCCGACCAGAGTCAAAAATGGATGCTCGACCAGTCTGGAAACTTGGCTCAGGCTTTGGTTGAGACCGTCATTGCCTTCATCGATGCCATGGCAGCCTACCGTGACCAGGAAAATGTCTTAGACTTTGCGGAAATCGAACTGCGCGCTTATGCAATTCTGACTTCTAATGGGGCTGAGAATGAGGCGCGCGCCTACTACCAAGAACGCTTTTCTGAAATTATGGTCGATGAGTACCAAGATGTGAACGAACTCCAGGATGCGATCTTGACCACTATGTCCCGCCAGGGCTATGATAATAATATGTTCATGGTGGGCGATGTCAAGCAGAGTATCTACCGCTTCCGCTTCGCCGAACCCGGGCTTTTTGTCGGGAAGTACAAGGCTTATGCGGAGGGTGAAGGCGGTCAGCGGATTGATCTGTTGAAGAATTTCCGCAGCCGCCATGATGTGTTGCACTTAACAAATTATATCTTCAGGCAGTTGATGGCGGATGATATTGGTCAGGTCCTTTATGATGACCAGGCCCAACTGATTACGGGCTATACGGCTTATCCAGACCAGGCTCAGATGATTCCTGAATTATTAATTTTTGATAGCCAAGACTTGGACCAGGTCGAAGATGAATTAGAGGATAGTGATGCTGGCCAGGCGGAATTAATCGCCCAACGCATCCAAACCATGATTGAATCGGGCTTTCCCATCTATGACAAGGCCTTAGGGGGAGAGCGTCCCATCCGCTATGATGATATCGTCATCCTCAGCCCAACGCGCAAGCATCACTTACAGGTAGAGGAGGTCTTTAAACGCTATCAAATCCCTCTAGCTCTGGATAAGTTGACCAATTACTTTAAGCGGACAGAGATTATGATTATGGTCAACCTGCTTAAGATTATTGACAATCCCTACCAAGATATTCCCTTAGTTTCAGTTCTCCGTTCAGCTATTGTGGGCTTGGATGAAGTCGATCTGGCTAAGATCCGCCTCGTCGATAAGTCCGTCCATTACTATGAGGCTCTTTTAGCTTATATGGAGACCGCCGACCGCCGGACAAGTTTGTTTAAGAAGGTCCAGCATTTTATGGTCTCCTTGGAAGCTTGGCGGGAATATTCTCGCCAGCAAGCGATCGCTGCTTTAATTTGGCGGATCTACCAGGATACGGCCTTCCTGTCTTATGTGGCTGCCATGCCCAATGGTATCCAGCGGCAGAGCAACCTGCACGGCTTTTACAAGCAAGCCGAACAGTTTGAAGCCAAGCAATTTAGGGGGCTCTTCCAATTTATCCGCTTTATCGAGATGATCTATGAGCGGGACAATGACTTGGAAAGCCCTCAGTTGGTCGATCCAGAACAGAATGTGGTCCAATTGATGACCGTCCATGCCAGTAAGGGTTTGGAATTCCCAGTCGTCTTCTATTTGAACTTATCCAAGGGCTTTAACCGTCAGGATTTTCAAGCCAATGTCATTGTCAATGATAAAGTGGGCCTAGGCCTCAAGGTTAATGACCGTCAAGAGCAAATCTCCTATACCAGTGCCTTGCATAAAATGGCTGGCCTTGAAGCCAAGGAAGAGAGCTTAGCAGAAGAAATGCGGAAATTGTATGTGGCCTTTACCCGGGCTGAACAAAAATTAATCTTAGTGGCGAGTGTAGATGATGGTGAGAAGGCCTTGGCCAGCTGGTCCCATGCGGCAGTGGGTGAAGAACGCCTGGCCAAGAGCTATCGCTTAGGGGCCAGGAGCCCCTTGGATTGGATTGGCCCGGCTATTGTCCGTCATCCGGATGTGCAGAAGGATTTTAAGGGAAGCCTAGAGGGCGCCGAGTCATTAGCGCCTAAAGATCCTTTCCATATCAAGCTAGCTTTTGTGAATGGCGAAGATTTAGTGAGAGATCGCGACCACTTTCTCCATGGGGGGCGTGAAAAAGAGAGAGTTTCAGATGAACAGGCTAGGGCCAACCAGGTCTTATTAGTTCCTGAGGCAGACTACCACTACCCCTATCATCTGGCCACACAAACTGCTAGCTACCAATCGGTGAGTGAGCTCAAACGTCTTTTGCAGGAACCACTCGACCATGAATTAGCGGTTTGGGAAGATGGCCAAGTCCGTCCTCGTAAGCCTGCCCGCCGATATGTGAATCCGGACTGGGAGCGCCCTCATTTTATCCAAAGGGAAGAGCAGGCTGATCCCCGTGCGATTGGGTCAGCGGCCCACTTGCTTATGCAGTGGTTACCCCTTGACCAGTCGCCCAGCGCCCAGGCTTTTGAAGCACTCTTTGACCGTTTGGTAGACCAGGGGGCCCTAGAAGCTTCCCTTAAGGCAGAGCTTGACTTTGACCGCTTAGCTGCTTTCTATGAAACAGATACCGGCCGCTGGCTGCTCAGCAAAAAAGACCAATTATACCGTGAAAAGAGCTTCTCTCTCCTGATGCCAGCTAAGGAAATCTTCTACGACCTGGAAGCTTCGGACAAGCTGCTCATACATGGGACCATCGATGCCTTCGTCGTTTTAGAGGATTCAATTGTGCTCTATGATTTTAAGACGGACCGCTTGGCCTATCTTTCCATGGACCAGCAAGCAGAACGCTTTGCGGAACGCTATCAGGTGCAAATGGATATCTATGCAAGGGCCCTCGAGAATATCTACCAGAAGCCTGTCCAAGACAAATGGATCATTGCTTTAGAAAATTTAAAGACATTTTCTTTAAAATAG
- the pepT gene encoding peptidase T: MSYQNIIDRFVRYAKINTRSDESCADQIPSTERQVVFLKDLAEELKGLGLSDVAYHSDDSYVTALLPSNDPDHTYPVIAFFAHVDTADFNAENIQPQVVKDYDGGVIPLGNSSYSLDPEVFPSLKNYLGQTLITTDGTTLLGADDKAGLVEIIEAALYLMAHPEIKHGDIKLAFGPDEEIGMGATRFNVERLAADFAYTMDGGPLGELQYETFNGASAQLHFSGKNVHPGTAKDQMINALQVAMDFHAALPEEARPEKTEGREGFYHLLSLSGTVEEAEAAYIIRDHDREAFEAKKDKILSLEKDFNNHFDQEVVKVDLADQYYNMGSILAEDMRPVHLAEKAFEAVGIEAEIEAVRGGTDGSILTYRGLPTPNIFAGGENMHGRYEYVSVQTMEKAIQVILAIVSLAKDYDQLSKEV, from the coding sequence ATCTCTTACCAAAATATTATCGATCGTTTTGTTCGTTATGCCAAGATTAATACCCGTTCAGATGAAAGTTGTGCGGACCAAATCCCTTCTACGGAAAGACAGGTCGTTTTTCTCAAAGACTTAGCGGAAGAATTGAAGGGGCTCGGCCTATCCGATGTGGCTTATCATAGCGATGATAGCTATGTGACGGCCTTACTACCTAGCAATGATCCTGACCATACTTACCCTGTGATTGCCTTCTTTGCCCATGTGGATACGGCTGACTTCAATGCCGAGAATATCCAACCACAAGTGGTTAAAGATTATGATGGGGGTGTCATTCCTCTAGGCAATAGCTCTTATAGCCTGGATCCGGAAGTTTTTCCTAGCTTAAAGAACTACCTTGGCCAGACCTTGATCACTACCGATGGGACCACTCTTTTGGGGGCTGATGACAAGGCAGGACTTGTGGAAATTATTGAAGCAGCCCTCTATTTGATGGCGCATCCAGAAATTAAGCACGGCGATATCAAATTAGCCTTTGGACCGGACGAAGAGATCGGCATGGGAGCCACCCGCTTTAATGTGGAACGCTTGGCTGCTGACTTCGCCTATACCATGGATGGGGGACCTCTAGGCGAATTACAATATGAAACCTTTAATGGGGCTAGCGCTCAATTGCACTTCTCTGGTAAAAATGTCCATCCTGGAACAGCCAAGGACCAGATGATTAATGCCCTACAAGTTGCGATGGACTTCCACGCGGCCTTACCTGAAGAGGCTCGCCCAGAAAAAACAGAAGGTCGGGAAGGCTTTTACCACCTCTTATCCTTGTCGGGAACGGTCGAAGAAGCTGAAGCCGCTTATATTATCCGCGACCATGACCGTGAGGCTTTTGAAGCTAAGAAAGATAAAATCTTGTCCCTGGAAAAAGATTTCAACAACCATTTTGACCAAGAAGTCGTTAAGGTCGACCTGGCGGACCAATACTATAATATGGGCAGCATCCTGGCTGAAGATATGCGGCCTGTCCATCTCGCAGAGAAGGCCTTTGAGGCTGTGGGAATCGAAGCGGAGATTGAAGCGGTCCGTGGGGGAACAGATGGCTCTATCCTGACTTATCGCGGCCTGCCTACGCCCAATATTTTTGCTGGCGGAGAGAATATGCATGGGCGCTATGAATATGTGTCGGTGCAAACCATGGAGAAAGCCATTCAAGTGATCTTAGCTATTGTTTCTTTAGCTAAAGACTATGACCAATTAAGTAAGGAGGTTTAG